Proteins encoded in a region of the Mycoplasma feriruminatoris genome:
- the mutM gene encoding DNA-formamidopyrimidine glycosylase — MPELPEVVTVTNTIKPSLINRTILNAQIFTNKIISSTSVDQFINLTKNQKILDVYNLAKYIVFELKDHVIISHLRMTGKWVIENVDQFAYKKSWLRAEILLDNNLVFRFYDMRGFGTLNIYNKQTFLKDSHLDKLGPIPLNNLTSVDYLFNKLQKSNKAIKTVLLDQHVISGLGNIYVNEVLFLSKINPLTSANLITKQQTSEIIKNCEQVLSEAILLKGSTISDFESLPGVTGSYQNKLLVHLNNKNCKICDTKISKIKVNGRGTYYCSNCQK; from the coding sequence ATGCCAGAACTACCAGAAGTTGTTACAGTTACAAATACAATAAAACCAAGCTTAATTAATAGAACTATTTTAAATGCACAAATATTTACAAATAAAATCATTTCATCAACTAGTGTTGATCAATTTATTAATTTAACTAAAAACCAAAAAATATTAGATGTTTATAATCTAGCAAAATATATAGTTTTTGAATTAAAAGATCATGTGATTATTTCACATTTAAGAATGACTGGTAAATGAGTAATTGAAAATGTTGATCAATTTGCTTATAAAAAATCTTGATTAAGAGCTGAAATATTATTAGATAATAATTTAGTTTTTAGATTTTATGATATGCGTGGATTTGGTACTTTAAATATTTATAATAAACAAACATTTTTAAAAGATTCTCATTTAGATAAACTAGGACCAATTCCTTTAAACAATTTAACTAGTGTTGATTACTTATTTAATAAATTACAAAAATCAAATAAAGCAATTAAAACAGTTTTACTAGATCAACATGTAATTAGTGGATTAGGAAATATTTATGTAAATGAAGTATTGTTTTTATCAAAAATTAACCCTTTAACTAGTGCTAATTTAATTACAAAACAACAAACAAGTGAAATTATTAAAAACTGTGAACAAGTTTTAAGTGAAGCTATTTTATTAAAAGGAAGTACAATTAGTGATTTTGAATCACTTCCTGGAGTTACTGGAAGTTATCAAAACAAACTTTTAGTACACTTAAATAATAAAAATTGTAAAATTTGTGATACTAAAATCTCAAAAATAAAAGTTAATGGTAGAGGAACTTATTATTGTTCAAATTGTCAAAAATAA
- a CDS encoding ribonuclease J produces MSNIDNKKQLDILDEEIENQISSFDDDGDELNISIDEKEFKPYVFKQKEVKRQYQKTNIPTKIFALGGLEEVGKNTYCIEYDNELIMIDAGVKFPESTMLGVSAVIPDYSYLIENQEKIKALFITHGHEDHIGGIQYLVQQVNIPVIYAPKLAAMLIRDRLKEYKIEDKTIVKEYDADDVWKTKNFKVSYAALNHSIPDAFGILVQTPNGNIFSTGDYKFDWSPLGHFAELTKLASMGENGVELLMADSTNSEVEGYTQGEKSIISNIDKLFLQAKGRIFLTTFASNVHRIQHIIETAHKYNRKIVILGRSFERIIKIIRQIGHLKISEKEFIKSTDIDKYKPEELMILTTGSQGEPMAALSRIANNKHLSINIIPGDTVVFSSSPIPGNRADVEKLVNKLTRVGAKVIENTSDNKIHTSGHASQEEQKLLFSLIRPKYFMPMHGEYRMLKKHVETGESVNLEKGNGFIMANGDVLELLQGKAKIGKRVEADAVYVDGKDMTGKASNVIREREILSKDGLIAVVISLDSQTNRLIAQPRIISRGSFYVKDAGSIISDSIQIITNAVNEVLTSNKPTFAAIKKAIKSSLSPYIFKVKRRNPLIIPVILNKKTQQ; encoded by the coding sequence ATGTCAAATATCGATAATAAAAAACAACTAGATATATTAGATGAAGAAATAGAAAACCAAATTAGTAGCTTTGATGATGATGGTGATGAATTAAATATCAGTATTGATGAAAAAGAATTTAAACCATATGTATTTAAACAAAAAGAAGTTAAAAGACAATATCAAAAAACTAACATTCCTACAAAAATATTTGCTTTAGGTGGATTAGAAGAAGTTGGAAAAAATACTTATTGTATTGAATATGATAATGAATTAATAATGATTGATGCTGGAGTTAAATTTCCTGAATCAACAATGTTAGGTGTTAGTGCTGTTATTCCTGATTATTCTTATTTGATTGAAAATCAAGAAAAAATTAAAGCTTTATTTATTACTCATGGTCATGAAGATCATATTGGTGGAATTCAATATCTAGTTCAACAAGTAAATATTCCTGTGATTTATGCTCCAAAATTAGCTGCAATGTTAATTAGAGATAGATTAAAAGAATATAAAATAGAAGATAAAACTATTGTTAAAGAATATGATGCTGATGATGTATGAAAAACTAAAAACTTTAAAGTTAGTTATGCTGCTTTAAACCATTCCATTCCCGATGCATTTGGTATTTTAGTTCAAACTCCTAATGGTAATATTTTTTCAACTGGAGATTATAAATTTGACTGATCTCCATTAGGTCATTTTGCTGAACTTACTAAATTAGCTTCAATGGGAGAAAATGGAGTTGAATTATTAATGGCAGATTCAACTAATAGTGAAGTTGAAGGATATACACAAGGTGAAAAAAGCATTATTTCAAATATTGATAAATTATTTTTACAAGCTAAAGGAAGAATTTTTCTAACTACTTTTGCTTCAAATGTTCACAGAATTCAACATATTATTGAAACTGCTCATAAATATAATAGAAAGATCGTAATTCTAGGTAGATCATTTGAAAGAATAATTAAAATTATTCGTCAAATTGGGCATTTAAAAATAAGTGAAAAAGAATTTATTAAATCAACTGATATTGATAAATATAAACCAGAAGAATTAATGATTTTAACAACAGGTAGTCAAGGTGAACCAATGGCTGCTTTATCAAGAATTGCAAATAATAAACACTTATCAATTAATATTATTCCAGGAGATACTGTTGTATTTTCATCTTCACCAATTCCAGGAAATAGAGCAGATGTTGAAAAACTAGTTAACAAACTAACTAGAGTTGGAGCTAAAGTAATTGAAAATACTTCAGATAATAAAATCCATACTTCAGGTCACGCTAGTCAAGAAGAACAAAAACTATTATTTAGTTTAATTAGACCAAAATACTTTATGCCAATGCATGGTGAATATCGTATGTTAAAAAAACACGTCGAAACTGGTGAAAGTGTTAATTTAGAAAAAGGTAATGGTTTTATTATGGCTAATGGTGATGTTTTAGAACTATTACAAGGTAAAGCTAAAATTGGAAAACGTGTTGAAGCTGATGCAGTTTATGTTGATGGAAAAGATATGACTGGAAAAGCAAGTAATGTAATTAGAGAAAGAGAAATTCTTTCAAAAGATGGATTAATTGCAGTTGTAATTTCACTAGATTCACAAACTAATAGATTAATAGCTCAACCAAGAATTATTTCTCGTGGTAGTTTTTATGTAAAAGATGCTGGATCAATTATTAGTGATTCAATTCAAATTATTACTAATGCTGTTAATGAAGTTTTAACTTCTAATAAACCAACTTTTGCTGCTATTAAAAAAGCAATTAAATCTTCTTTAAGTCCATACATATTTAAAGTAAAAAGAAGAAATCCGTTAATTATTCCTGTGATTTTAAATAAAAAGACTCAACAGTAG
- a CDS encoding lipoprotein, giving the protein MKKLLTILGSLMISTSGASLVVACGNINEPKAEKKTKHDDSTKMDKTTESSENKNEVDPKNDPTKHTKPVGPINEPTRKAKLVSINDTINNRSFISGTPSEITGTIHNSHFVSKVESDPVSINDTINNRSFISGTPSEITGTIHNSHFVSKVESDPVSINDTINNRSFISGTPSEITGTIHNSHFVSKVESDPVSINDTINNRSFISGTPSEATMPYGYLGLEDLIK; this is encoded by the coding sequence ATGAAAAAATTACTAACAATATTAGGTTCTCTAATGATTAGTACAAGTGGAGCTAGTCTAGTTGTTGCGTGCGGAAATATTAATGAACCAAAGGCAGAAAAGAAAACTAAACATGATGATTCAACAAAAATGGATAAAACCACTGAATCTAGTGAAAACAAAAATGAAGTAGATCCAAAAAATGATCCTACTAAACATACAAAACCAGTGGGTCCGATAAATGAACCTACCAGAAAGGCTAAATTGGTTTCAATAAACGATACTATTAATAATAGAAGTTTTATAAGTGGAACTCCAAGTGAAATTACTGGAACTATTCATAACTCTCATTTTGTAAGCAAAGTTGAAAGTGATCCAGTTTCAATAAACGATACTATTAATAATAGAAGTTTTATAAGTGGAACTCCAAGTGAAATTACTGGAACTATTCATAACTCTCATTTTGTAAGCAAAGTTGAAAGTGATCCAGTTTCAATAAATGATACTATTAATAATAGAAGTTTTATAAGTGGAACTCCAAGTGAAATTACTGGAACTATTCATAACTCTCATTTTGTAAGCAAAGTTGAAAGTGATCCAGTTTCAATAAACGATACTATTAATAATAGAAGTTTTATAAGTGGAACTCCAAGTGAAGCAACTATGCCTTATGGTTATTTAGGACTAGAAGATCTAATTAAATAA
- the gap gene encoding type I glyceraldehyde-3-phosphate dehydrogenase: MSKKVAINGFGRIGRLTFRRLFEKGVDIVAINDLTDTKTLAYLLEFDTAQGIFCEGEISYTDNSILVKGKEVKVFAEKDATNLPWGELKVDLVVESTGFYTDKEKASAHIKAGAKKVVISAPATGDLKTIVYGVNHKSLTSEDTIISGASCTTNCLTPFTKALDDAFTIKKGFMTTVHAVTNDQRLLDLNHKDVRRGRAAAWNIVPSTTGAAKAVSLVLPHLKGKLDGYALRVPTITGSITDLTVEFETQGLTIEQINNAVKKALETDADLALAMKYETKPIVSSDIIGSKFGSIFDATLTKVMDVDGKQLVKVCLWYDNESSYVSQLVRTTVYFMSL, from the coding sequence ATGTCAAAAAAAGTTGCAATTAATGGATTTGGTAGAATTGGTCGATTAACATTTAGACGCTTATTTGAAAAAGGTGTTGATATTGTTGCAATTAATGACTTAACAGACACTAAAACATTAGCTTATTTATTAGAATTCGATACAGCTCAAGGAATTTTTTGTGAAGGTGAAATTTCATACACTGATAACTCAATTTTAGTTAAAGGAAAAGAAGTTAAAGTATTTGCTGAAAAAGATGCCACTAATTTACCATGAGGTGAATTAAAAGTTGATTTAGTTGTTGAATCAACTGGATTTTACACTGATAAAGAAAAAGCTTCAGCACATATTAAAGCAGGAGCTAAAAAAGTTGTTATTTCAGCTCCAGCTACTGGTGATTTAAAAACTATCGTTTATGGAGTTAACCACAAATCATTAACTAGTGAAGATACAATTATTTCTGGAGCATCATGTACAACTAACTGTTTAACACCATTTACAAAAGCTTTAGATGACGCATTTACTATTAAAAAAGGATTCATGACTACAGTTCATGCTGTAACTAATGACCAAAGATTATTAGACTTAAATCATAAAGATGTACGTAGAGGAAGAGCTGCTGCTTGAAACATTGTTCCTTCAACTACTGGAGCTGCAAAAGCAGTTAGTTTAGTATTACCTCATTTAAAAGGTAAATTAGATGGATATGCATTACGTGTTCCAACTATTACTGGATCAATTACTGATTTAACTGTTGAATTTGAAACTCAAGGATTAACAATCGAACAAATTAATAACGCAGTTAAAAAAGCATTAGAAACTGATGCTGATTTAGCTTTAGCAATGAAATATGAAACTAAACCTATTGTTTCATCAGATATTATCGGATCTAAATTTGGATCTATCTTTGATGCTACTTTAACAAAAGTTATGGACGTTGATGGAAAACAATTAGTTAAAGTTTGCTTATGATATGATAATGAAAGTTCATACGTTTCACAATTAGTAAGAACTACAGTTTACTTTATGTCATTATAA
- a CDS encoding DnaD domain protein → MLSRNFSYSVSLNFELDQEQYKSLTCLYQPLISAQAISLYLTLIQEVKISNILKEEALESKRLLNITNFTYKELVKTLDLLNAFKLIKVYVKKSDYSLIKFEILAPLKSYDFFNHKYLNNLLLNKLEANDYEITRFMLINDNKINTSQYQEIVVDLVDIYDQTIISDSNVFEFETNKEISYFEKLKEFVNTDYLITSLKKQNIDLDFVDETSLKSLYDLLTVKKLDEDQIINLIINSYNFTNKNIDLNKFKSLLFSLITKKQTNKNQELIDLINQTNWSEYSKQKYDIDLTSYTSVFENIKQNYCLSNGIINCLIDFSYKKNNGQIIVNYIAKIAKTLFEKNINTTFKVMQFLKNIQSKTLTNNQIIFDSNDFNLQTESIFEFSEEELKCLV, encoded by the coding sequence ATGTTGAGTAGGAATTTTTCTTATTCTGTTAGCTTAAATTTTGAACTAGATCAAGAACAATATAAATCTCTAACTTGTTTATATCAACCTCTTATTAGTGCTCAAGCTATTAGTTTGTATTTAACTTTAATTCAAGAAGTAAAAATTAGTAATATTTTAAAAGAAGAAGCTTTAGAATCTAAAAGATTACTAAACATCACTAATTTTACTTACAAAGAACTAGTTAAAACACTAGATCTATTAAATGCTTTTAAATTAATAAAAGTTTATGTTAAAAAAAGTGATTATAGTTTAATTAAATTTGAAATTTTAGCTCCTTTAAAAAGTTATGATTTTTTTAATCATAAATATTTAAATAATTTGTTATTAAATAAATTAGAAGCTAATGATTATGAAATCACTAGATTTATGTTAATTAATGATAATAAAATAAACACTAGCCAATATCAAGAAATAGTTGTTGATTTAGTAGATATTTATGATCAAACTATAATTAGTGATTCAAATGTTTTTGAATTTGAAACTAATAAAGAAATTAGTTATTTTGAAAAACTAAAAGAATTTGTTAATACTGATTATTTAATTACTAGTTTAAAAAAACAAAATATTGATTTAGATTTTGTTGATGAAACTAGTTTAAAAAGTTTATATGATTTATTAACTGTTAAAAAACTTGATGAAGATCAAATCATTAATTTAATTATTAATTCATATAACTTTACTAATAAAAACATTGATCTAAATAAATTTAAAAGCTTATTATTTAGTTTAATAACTAAAAAACAAACTAATAAAAATCAAGAACTAATTGATTTAATTAATCAAACTAATTGATCTGAATATAGTAAACAAAAATATGATATTGATTTAACTTCATATACTAGTGTATTTGAAAATATTAAACAAAATTATTGTTTATCTAATGGAATAATTAATTGTTTAATTGATTTTTCTTATAAAAAAAATAATGGACAAATTATTGTAAATTACATAGCTAAAATTGCAAAAACTTTATTTGAAAAAAACATTAACACTACTTTTAAAGTAATGCAATTTTTAAAAAATATTCAATCTAAAACTTTAACTAATAACCAAATAATATTTGATTCTAATGATTTTAATTTACAAACTGAATCTATTTTTGAGTTTAGTGAAGAAGAGTTAAAGTGTTTAGTATAG
- a CDS encoding LemA family protein, with product MANQLDEMNDPILEQGRQVNVINKKILITVGKGSLFFEILLWVLGIIPGIVFTFMKIKAKNYLAQLEQKLQHNASQIDNYIEQKFFVMKNLASLVSKSVDLDKDVMKTVAAYRAGINLNDENRTDVAAQLDTTIRGLNLQIENYPDLQAHESIRQALQQNLYLQKEITAARDIYNDTVFQWNRSINEWPTKMIVAAKMQYTTRIPFATSSEIKELANQDFFK from the coding sequence ATGGCAAATCAACTAGATGAAATGAATGACCCTATTTTAGAACAAGGAAGACAAGTAAATGTTATTAATAAAAAAATCTTAATAACTGTTGGAAAAGGTTCATTGTTTTTTGAAATACTTTTATGAGTATTAGGAATTATTCCTGGAATTGTTTTTACATTTATGAAAATTAAAGCTAAAAACTACTTAGCTCAATTAGAACAAAAACTACAACACAACGCTTCACAAATTGACAACTATATAGAACAAAAATTTTTCGTTATGAAAAATTTAGCTTCATTAGTATCTAAATCTGTTGACTTAGATAAAGATGTTATGAAAACAGTTGCAGCTTATAGAGCTGGAATTAATTTAAATGATGAAAACAGAACTGATGTTGCTGCTCAATTAGATACAACTATTAGAGGATTAAATTTACAAATTGAAAACTATCCAGATTTACAAGCTCATGAATCAATCAGACAAGCATTACAACAAAACTTATATTTACAAAAAGAAATAACTGCAGCTAGAGATATTTATAATGATACAGTGTTTCAATGAAATCGTTCAATAAATGAATGACCTACAAAAATGATAGTTGCTGCTAAAATGCAATACACAACTAGAATTCCTTTTGCAACAAGTAGTGAAATTAAAGAACTAGCAAATCAAGACTTTTTTAAATAA
- a CDS encoding phosphoglycerate kinase, translated as MNYNNKKTLKDIDVKNKTVLVRVDFNVPIQSGVITDDNRIIAALPTINYLIENDAKIVLFSHLSRIKSKEDKLKKSLAPVAKRLEEVLNKPVKFVNKTRGLELEQAISSLQPKEIVLVENTRFEDVLEDEVVKYESKNNPELGKYWASLGEVFVNDAFGTAHRAHASNVGIASNIKVSAIGFLVEQELKMLSQAVNEPKKPFVAILGGAKVSDKIGVIENLLPKVDKLLIGGGMSYTFLKALGRNIGKSLLEEDKIDLAKHYLEIGKDKIVVPVDTACSKEFADVTPTIFEGNIPDEWDGLDAGPKTIELYKNVIKDAKTIVWNGPVGVFEFKNFEKGTRAVCQAIAEQTKKGAFTLIGGGDSASAAINMGFKDDFSWISTGGGASLEFMEGKELLGISAIQEK; from the coding sequence ATGAATTACAATAATAAAAAAACATTAAAAGACATAGATGTTAAAAATAAAACTGTACTAGTTCGTGTTGATTTTAATGTACCAATTCAATCTGGAGTTATTACTGATGATAATCGTATAATTGCAGCTCTTCCTACTATAAATTACTTAATAGAAAATGATGCTAAAATCGTGTTATTTTCACACTTATCAAGAATTAAATCAAAAGAAGATAAATTAAAAAAATCATTAGCTCCTGTTGCTAAAAGATTAGAAGAAGTTTTAAATAAACCAGTTAAATTTGTTAATAAAACTAGAGGATTAGAACTAGAACAAGCTATAAGTTCATTACAACCTAAAGAAATAGTTTTAGTTGAAAATACAAGATTTGAAGATGTATTAGAAGATGAAGTTGTTAAATACGAATCAAAAAACAATCCTGAATTAGGTAAATATTGAGCTAGTTTAGGAGAAGTATTTGTAAATGATGCTTTTGGAACTGCACATAGAGCTCATGCTTCAAATGTTGGAATTGCTTCAAATATTAAGGTTTCAGCTATTGGATTTTTAGTTGAACAAGAATTAAAAATGTTATCTCAAGCAGTTAATGAACCTAAAAAACCATTTGTTGCTATTTTAGGTGGAGCTAAAGTTTCAGATAAAATTGGAGTTATTGAAAACTTATTACCAAAAGTTGACAAACTATTAATTGGTGGAGGAATGAGTTATACATTCTTAAAAGCACTAGGTCGTAACATTGGTAAATCATTATTAGAAGAAGACAAAATTGATTTAGCTAAACATTATTTAGAAATTGGTAAAGATAAAATTGTAGTTCCAGTTGATACTGCTTGTTCAAAAGAATTTGCTGATGTAACACCAACTATTTTTGAAGGTAATATTCCAGATGAATGAGATGGTTTAGATGCTGGACCAAAAACAATTGAATTATATAAAAATGTAATTAAAGATGCTAAAACTATTGTTTGAAATGGACCTGTTGGAGTATTTGAATTTAAAAACTTTGAAAAAGGTACAAGAGCAGTATGTCAAGCAATTGCAGAACAAACTAAAAAAGGAGCATTTACTTTAATTGGTGGTGGAGATAGTGCTTCAGCTGCAATTAATATGGGATTTAAAGATGACTTTTCATGAATTTCAACTGGTGGAGGAGCTTCACTAGAATTTATGGAAGGAAAAGAATTACTAGGTATTTCTGCAATTCAAGAAAAATAA
- a CDS encoding MAG1210 family protein, producing MESSEFIFEPLKEYDKYQEKNTNIIKEYFDNLITTSKVDVEQNKEQVIKINKKQAEINSSNSSLKKLKFWFITNIVLICLTGVLGASFIYSLVTSKDYQWYEVLTCVIVLILFIVFILVQFLVINKKKKQANDLKYKQQKELDELIKIGFEQTKALRELIKIGTKNKLLTQTMPFIHLNRHLGVNKINKLVEEYGFLNSSSDENKTTVYVKSGTINDNYFLLTNDYKYEVVRKTYTGSLTISWTESYTDSNGNRRTVTKTQVLTASVVKPFVEFSHLSKIRFSTELAPNLEFYRKPQNIDRLNEKDKNKLIKNVEKELKKYSEKNLNFTPLSNTKFESFWSCFDRNNEREFRLLFTPLAQQNLVELVQDRNKSFGDNYHMLKVNKWIVFTTDKLNEINFYDHEDQYEHYSIEHIQNHFYSINKNYFKTMYWSLAPYFSIPSLAQINPGYIDKTETKLALSDYEHEVCANFLPPKLLDHPNIKTNSIIKTQLVANRDDIDYVRATSIGFDIVPRVDYIPVWGGDGRYHDVPVPWDEYIRYDKVTDLKIKIFNHLPIDNELWDQEVNAKYNENDILTEYGAVEIIE from the coding sequence ATGGAAAGTAGCGAATTTATTTTTGAACCTCTTAAAGAATATGACAAATACCAAGAAAAAAACACAAACATTATTAAAGAATATTTTGATAATTTAATAACAACTTCAAAAGTTGATGTTGAACAAAATAAAGAACAAGTTATAAAAATTAATAAAAAACAAGCTGAAATAAATAGTTCTAATTCAAGTTTAAAAAAACTTAAATTTTGATTTATTACTAATATAGTTTTAATTTGTTTAACAGGTGTATTAGGTGCATCATTTATTTATTCTTTAGTTACATCTAAAGATTACCAATGATATGAAGTATTAACTTGTGTTATTGTTCTTATTTTATTTATAGTATTTATATTAGTTCAATTCTTAGTAATTAATAAAAAGAAAAAACAAGCTAATGATTTAAAATATAAACAACAAAAAGAACTAGATGAACTAATTAAAATAGGATTTGAACAAACTAAAGCTTTAAGAGAATTAATTAAAATTGGAACTAAAAACAAACTTTTAACTCAAACAATGCCTTTTATTCATTTAAATAGACATTTAGGAGTAAATAAAATAAATAAACTAGTTGAAGAATATGGTTTTTTAAATAGTTCATCTGATGAAAATAAAACAACAGTTTATGTAAAATCAGGAACCATTAATGATAATTATTTCTTACTAACTAATGATTATAAATATGAAGTTGTTAGAAAAACTTATACTGGTTCTTTAACAATTAGTTGAACTGAATCTTATACTGATAGTAATGGAAACAGAAGAACAGTTACAAAAACTCAAGTCTTAACAGCTAGTGTAGTCAAACCTTTTGTTGAGTTTTCTCATCTTTCAAAAATTCGTTTTTCAACTGAATTAGCACCAAACTTAGAATTTTATAGAAAACCTCAAAACATCGATAGACTAAATGAAAAAGACAAAAATAAACTAATTAAAAATGTTGAAAAAGAACTAAAAAAATATAGTGAAAAAAATCTGAACTTTACTCCTTTATCAAATACTAAATTCGAATCATTTTGATCTTGTTTTGATAGAAATAATGAAAGAGAATTTAGATTATTATTCACTCCATTAGCTCAACAAAATTTAGTTGAATTAGTTCAAGATCGTAATAAGAGTTTTGGTGATAATTATCATATGTTAAAAGTTAATAAGTGAATTGTTTTTACAACTGATAAATTAAATGAAATCAACTTTTATGATCACGAAGATCAATATGAACATTATAGTATTGAACATATACAAAATCATTTTTATAGTATAAATAAAAATTACTTTAAAACAATGTATTGATCATTAGCTCCATACTTTTCAATACCATCACTTGCTCAAATCAATCCAGGATATATAGATAAGACTGAAACTAAACTAGCTCTTAGTGATTATGAACATGAAGTATGTGCTAATTTTTTACCACCAAAATTATTAGACCATCCAAATATTAAAACAAATTCAATTATAAAAACCCAATTAGTTGCTAATAGAGATGATATTGATTATGTTAGAGCAACTTCAATTGGATTTGATATTGTACCAAGAGTTGATTATATTCCAGTTTGAGGAGGAGATGGAAGATATCATGATGTTCCAGTTCCTTGAGATGAATATATAAGATATGATAAAGTAACTGATTTAAAAATTAAAATCTTTAACCATTTACCAATTGATAATGAATTATGAGATCAAGAAGTAAATGCTAAATATAATGAAAATGATATTTTAACAGAATATGGTGCTGTTGAAATAATAGAATAA
- a CDS encoding ATP-binding protein, producing the protein MKLDDYKNNVKIKKLIDESLNSNDIITDQVLLDNQNILDEFLLNYKECSLDKECNQVVKNYQVDLVFKDHQFYLKNVLCIHGKQTEKLFIIKKNYWFSDFDINSFHLTYDEYFNNQLNNLSFNLLDQNEKNFRKTLLSNILKAIQKGYKKGIYLYGNSGIGKTYMFKVLANTLASKNKTVIFSTLRSLIDKLKESFNSNEINSSELLKKIKNVDFLFLDDIGGENLSLWARDDFLFEVLNYRLENKKPTFFTSNFSIDLLEKNLQFTRQYNNFLTSKDVFELEKIKIDRLISRIKALVKEINFTGINKRRTN; encoded by the coding sequence ATGAAACTAGATGATTATAAAAACAATGTTAAAATTAAAAAACTAATTGATGAATCGTTAAATTCAAATGACATAATTACTGATCAAGTTTTACTAGATAATCAAAATATTTTAGATGAGTTTTTATTAAACTATAAAGAATGTAGTTTAGATAAAGAATGCAATCAAGTTGTTAAAAATTATCAAGTAGATTTAGTTTTTAAAGATCATCAGTTTTATTTAAAAAACGTTTTATGTATTCATGGAAAACAAACAGAAAAGCTTTTTATAATTAAAAAAAATTATTGATTTAGTGATTTTGACATTAATTCATTTCATTTAACTTATGATGAATATTTTAATAATCAATTAAATAATTTATCTTTTAATTTATTAGATCAAAATGAAAAGAATTTTAGAAAGACTTTATTAAGTAATATTTTAAAAGCTATTCAAAAAGGTTATAAAAAAGGTATTTATTTATATGGTAATTCTGGAATTGGAAAAACTTATATGTTTAAAGTTTTAGCAAATACATTAGCTAGTAAAAATAAAACTGTAATTTTTTCAACACTAAGATCTTTAATAGATAAATTAAAAGAATCTTTTAATTCAAATGAAATTAATTCATCAGAGTTATTAAAAAAAATTAAAAACGTTGACTTTTTGTTTTTAGATGATATTGGTGGAGAAAATCTAAGTTTATGAGCTAGAGATGATTTTTTATTTGAAGTATTAAATTATCGACTAGAAAACAAAAAACCTACTTTTTTTACTTCTAATTTTTCTATTGATTTATTAGAAAAAAACTTACAATTTACAAGACAATATAATAATTTTTTAACTTCAAAAGATGTTTTTGAATTAGAAAAAATTAAAATTGATCGTTTAATTTCAAGAATAAAAGCCTTAGTAAAAGAGATAAATTTTACTGGAATAAACAAAAGAAGAACTAATTAA